CAGTTACAATAACGATCCGTCGTCGCTCCATTTGTATAACCGTGGCGATATCTACATGGTGGCCTCTTCGACGAAAGCGAATTATGTCGGGTTCCGATTGGCGTTTGGCGCGATTCCAACCCCGCTTTACCTCGATAAACAGGGCAAGGAAGTTCTGCAGAAATACACCGTGATGGTCAGGACGAATACGGTCAAACAGTTTATTGGCAAGCCGCTTTCTAAAATGGTCTTTAGGGACGACTCTCGTGATGTCTTGGTCTATGTGGATTTTAACGATGCTTCTGCGCCGATCTTTGAATTGAATACGGGCGTGTCGGCGTACCATCCGGATATTTCGCCCGATGGCAAGTTTGTCGCCTTCTGCACGGGTGTCGAGGGAATCTCGGGCAAGTCTAAGGTCTATGTGACGCACTTGGACGAGGGCGATTCCTCCTTGATTGAACTTCCGGCAGAATCAGCCGCGATTCCGCGTTGGCGGATTTTGGAAAATGGCGATACAGTGATTGTTTATGTGAACGATGCCGGCAGCAATAAAGACGAGGACGCCTTTGCCAAACAAGAAACTTGGCAAGTCCGTTTTTCGAATGGCAAGTTCGGAAAGCCCGAAAAACTTTTTGACGGCGGGTATCATGGCGGAGTGTCCATGAACGATCGCTTGGCGGTTTCGGGCGCACGCCTTTTGCGTGCCAATGTGAATGGCCGACAAGAAATCTGGTACAATCAAAATCAGGCTTGTAACGTATCGCTGAGTCAGGGGGGCGAAAACAAGACGCTGTTCCTTGATTTTGGAGGCAAGACGGGGCGCAAATTTGTGGGCGAGTCTTACGGAACGCATGAACGTGCGCTGATAGCCGATAGTACTGGAAAACTATTGACTTCTGTGGCTTCGCCCGAAGGTTATACCTTTGACCATACGGAATGGATTATAGCCTCCGATTCGTTCTTTGTGGCGACCCTTGCTGATGTGAGCGGAAACCATAAAAAGATTGTCATGGTCAATTCTAATTCTGGGGAGATTCTTCCGCTTGTAGAGGGCGCTGAACTTTGGCATCCTGCTTTCTGGTCCCATGACCGCGATGCGAATACGCGCTGGGATTATGACAGTCTCGGACTTTATTACACTGAGAATGGACAAATCACGCATTACTTGTCGCAAAAAATGCCCATTTTATGGAAGTACCGTGATACTGCCGAGGTGGTGTGCTTGGGAAATTCCCACATGCAGGCTGGAGTTGCTCCGGCACAGTTGAGCCTTTTCGCTATCAATATTTCTGCAGTTCCTTGCGATTTGCATTGTGTTGAATATCTTTACGAGACCTACATTTTGACTCAAGTGCCTCATCTTAAATATTTGGTAGTCGGAATAGATTTTGATTTGTGGAATGAATACGAACCGGGCGAAAGCATAAAATACAATATGGGCGACGCCCCTGGCTTCAAGTACGATATCAACCATGATTATTGGATGGAAGGCGTTGACAGTGATTTCGTAGACCGTACGATCGAAATTGCCTCGGCCTATAAATTGTATGCCCCGATTCGAGAAAATAGAGGCTGGATTTCTGGGGACTGTATTGCCGACTGGGGCTCCGAAGGTAAGGAATTTGCAGAAGTGGTTGTCGATAGCACTTGGAGCGATGATGACCGCCGGTATGAATTGAACTACGCACAACTGGACAAGATTCTAAAGATTGCTGAACAGCACGGTGTGGTGGTGATCGGCTTGATTTTGCCGTTGAGCCCTTATTACAAGAATACGGGAAGTTTCGGTCGACATGGCATGCGTCGCTCTACTGCAGAAATGTTGACCGAACGCTTGGAAAAACTAGCGGAAGAAACGAAAAACTTTGTGTTGATGGATGAGAATAAAATGGGATATCACGATTATCTTGGCGACATGTCTTTTGATTACGACCATTTGTGTAAGGATGGAGCTCAAAAGTTGACAGCGCGCCTTGATTCCTTGTTGATGTCTTTAGAGTCTGAAAAATGAGATTATTGTTCTGCATTGTTGCGCTTCTTGTTGCGGTAGGGTTTCAAGCGTGTTCTAATTCGGAATACGTCTCGATTCCGCATGATGATTCGAGTGTCCTAGACTCATTGGATTTGAAAGATTTTGCTCTATTGCGCGCGAACGGGAAAATCGTGGTTTTGGGAACGGACGAATCCTCGGCGTCAATTAAAGATGGCCCGGCGATGAAGGTTTCTTTTGATTATAATTTTATGATGGGTAGGCATGAGGTCACTTGCGATGAAATGGGACTAGATTGCGGTGATTTGCCTGCGACCGATGTTACTTTTTTCGATGCCGTTCTTTATGCCAACAAACGCAGCAAGGCTGAAGGCTTTGATACGGTCTATACTTATTCGAAGGCCGTGTTTGACGAAGACAGCTCTTGCATTGGGCTAGAATCGTTTACGCCCCATTGGGACCGACTGGGGTACCGCTTGCCGACAGAAGCGGAGTGGGTCTTTGCAACGACTCGCGGTTGGGAACCGGACGAATCATGGACGAGTGAAAATTCTGAATATAGATTGCATGATGTTTGTACGTCGTATTATACGTTGGACAGCATTTGCGATTTGACGGGTAATGCCATGGAATGGGTGGGGGATTACCTAGTGACCTTTACAGACGACGAATGGGTCGACTTTGTTGGCGGTAAAAGAGAATATGGTCCCGATGAACGCGTTGTAAAAGGCGGCAGCTATCGCAATTCGGCACTTTCTATTAAGCAATACAACCGTGGTGATATTTATATGGTGACCGCTTCGGCGAAGACGGAATATATCGGCTTTCGTCTAGCCTTGGGCACGATTCCCCATGCATCACAGATTGGCGGCTTTGAAAGCGAAACCGACTCAACCGTTTCTGTGTCGGTGACTCAGAAAAAGTTTGAATCGCTTGCGGCGACAACGAAGGCTAAACTTGTGTTCCGCGAAGACAAAAGTGGCAACTTGTTTTACGTGGACTTTGACAAGAATGAACTTGTCGCAAAGGAATTGAAGGTAAATGTATCTGCTTATCATCCGGATATTTCGCCCGATGGCAAGTGGGTCGCCTTCTGTACGGGAATCGAAGGTGTTGATGGAGAATCCGAACTTTATGTCCGGAAAATAGATGCGTCGAATCAATCGTTGACCAAACTTGATGTGAAGTCCGCGGCGATTCCTCGCTGGCGTGTGTTGGCAAATGGCGACACCGTAATTGTCTATGTGACAAGTGCCGCAAACAACAAGAGTGATGAGTCGTTTGCGCAGATGTCGACTTGGCAAGTCAAGTTCTCGAATGGAAAGTTTGGAACTCCCAAAAAGCTGTTTGATGGTGCGTACCATGGCGGCGTTTCCGATGATAACAAGTTGGCTGTAACGGGTGCGCGGCTGTTGCGAGCAAATGT
The sequence above is a segment of the uncultured Fibrobacter sp. genome. Coding sequences within it:
- a CDS encoding TIGR02171 family protein — translated: MIRSLYLLTLGLLIALLGCSNSEYVPEAGENDYLASLDLKDFVVIRSKGKTVTLGTDEESASIKDRPSMKSYFDYDFMIGKHEVTCKEMNLDCEDSLPATDVTYFDAILYANKKSKAEGFDTAYSYTNLMFDANHSCIGIDGLIFRPLVNAYRLPTEAEWIYVANMGWKPEQAWHNGNSDFKLHAVCTSFADKNGVCDMAGNAMEWVYDLWVPFHTVDVVDYVGGRASEGVEERVLKGGSYNNDPSSLHLYNRGDIYMVASSTKANYVGFRLAFGAIPTPLYLDKQGKEVLQKYTVMVRTNTVKQFIGKPLSKMVFRDDSRDVLVYVDFNDASAPIFELNTGVSAYHPDISPDGKFVAFCTGVEGISGKSKVYVTHLDEGDSSLIELPAESAAIPRWRILENGDTVIVYVNDAGSNKDEDAFAKQETWQVRFSNGKFGKPEKLFDGGYHGGVSMNDRLAVSGARLLRANVNGRQEIWYNQNQACNVSLSQGGENKTLFLDFGGKTGRKFVGESYGTHERALIADSTGKLLTSVASPEGYTFDHTEWIIASDSFFVATLADVSGNHKKIVMVNSNSGEILPLVEGAELWHPAFWSHDRDANTRWDYDSLGLYYTENGQITHYLSQKMPILWKYRDTAEVVCLGNSHMQAGVAPAQLSLFAINISAVPCDLHCVEYLYETYILTQVPHLKYLVVGIDFDLWNEYEPGESIKYNMGDAPGFKYDINHDYWMEGVDSDFVDRTIEIASAYKLYAPIRENRGWISGDCIADWGSEGKEFAEVVVDSTWSDDDRRYELNYAQLDKILKIAEQHGVVVIGLILPLSPYYKNTGSFGRHGMRRSTAEMLTERLEKLAEETKNFVLMDENKMGYHDYLGDMSFDYDHLCKDGAQKLTARLDSLLMSLESEK
- a CDS encoding TIGR02171 family protein, whose translation is MRLLFCIVALLVAVGFQACSNSEYVSIPHDDSSVLDSLDLKDFALLRANGKIVVLGTDESSASIKDGPAMKVSFDYNFMMGRHEVTCDEMGLDCGDLPATDVTFFDAVLYANKRSKAEGFDTVYTYSKAVFDEDSSCIGLESFTPHWDRLGYRLPTEAEWVFATTRGWEPDESWTSENSEYRLHDVCTSYYTLDSICDLTGNAMEWVGDYLVTFTDDEWVDFVGGKREYGPDERVVKGGSYRNSALSIKQYNRGDIYMVTASAKTEYIGFRLALGTIPHASQIGGFESETDSTVSVSVTQKKFESLAATTKAKLVFREDKSGNLFYVDFDKNELVAKELKVNVSAYHPDISPDGKWVAFCTGIEGVDGESELYVRKIDASNQSLTKLDVKSAAIPRWRVLANGDTVIVYVTSAANNKSDESFAQMSTWQVKFSNGKFGTPKKLFDGAYHGGVSDDNKLAVTGARLLRANVNGHSEVWYNGEQACNVSLNRNNTKNTLFLDFSGKTGRLIVREVYETHKRIFIADSAGKLIRTLAAPEGYTFDHTEWVPNVDSLIVATLVNSDGAHRKLVLVNVFTERWVELAQGQELWHPALWLDVDERIFVPPLLDIDSAGVYYTDQMESYALDLRVKMEWFWHSHDTATAVVLGSSRVMFGINSSFIQSESVLNMGFPSGDIHAISFLTLNYVLAHMPKLKYAVLEFSPDFMWDKEALFWSPVYRNSPGFKYDKTHKFWKDSIPTGFVELVEDSYKPIAEQTQPYNYDEFLMPSNGWGKATVVHDTMKYELDDPEVDYNMALYEFVVNSLTKKGIQVILVVPPQNPGYAKTGAFGIYAGRRSHAEELLKRAAKLNVVMMDENKMGKHDYTSSMAYNTDHLSREGAKQLSERLDSLFVDLQK